In the bacterium HR11 genome, one interval contains:
- the entS gene encoding Enterobactin exporter EntS, which translates to MESASPYRKLRGSFDTTFSALRYRNYRLWFIGQSFSLMGTWFQNVAQSWLMYQMTHSKIALGWLAFAGTVPTLLLMLPAGVVADRVPRQRLLVVVQTVMMLQAFTLALLVALRALQPWHLIVLAVWLGIANSFDAPTRHAMVAELVEGDRHTLMNAIALNSLMFNLSRVVGPALGGVLLASLGAFWCFALNGLSFLAVIGALLAMTPMQVHPNGHGAVGEPWRRQLVEGVRYALSDVFIRRLIIMAGVSSMFGASYITLLPAYAVEALRLQVVGFGLLHTTVGLGALVGALTVAAGSRSPRRDRWLAVGALGFPAALLTLALARQAALAMVILFVVGFTFVVQFATVNTLIQSYVPDALRGRVISLYTLMFFGLTPFGALLAGAVAHFWSLTAGIALGAGAALVWNGLLLRGLRQTGLRESGGAVA; encoded by the coding sequence ATGGAAAGCGCGTCCCCGTATCGGAAACTCCGGGGCTCCTTCGACACGACGTTTTCGGCCCTGCGGTACCGAAACTACCGCCTCTGGTTCATCGGCCAGTCCTTCTCCCTGATGGGGACGTGGTTCCAGAACGTCGCCCAGAGCTGGCTGATGTACCAGATGACGCACTCGAAGATCGCCCTCGGGTGGCTGGCCTTCGCCGGGACGGTCCCGACGCTCCTGCTCATGCTCCCGGCCGGCGTCGTCGCCGACCGGGTTCCCCGACAGCGTCTGCTCGTCGTCGTCCAGACCGTCATGATGCTCCAGGCCTTCACGTTGGCCCTCCTGGTGGCCCTGCGGGCCCTTCAGCCCTGGCACCTGATCGTCCTGGCCGTATGGCTCGGCATCGCCAACTCTTTCGACGCCCCGACCCGTCATGCGATGGTCGCCGAGCTCGTCGAGGGCGACCGCCACACGCTGATGAACGCCATCGCCCTGAACTCCCTGATGTTCAACCTCTCGCGGGTCGTCGGCCCGGCCCTGGGCGGCGTCCTCCTGGCGAGCCTGGGGGCCTTCTGGTGCTTTGCCCTGAACGGGCTGAGCTTTCTCGCCGTCATCGGGGCTTTGCTGGCGATGACGCCTATGCAGGTACACCCCAACGGGCACGGAGCCGTCGGGGAGCCGTGGCGCCGTCAGTTGGTCGAGGGTGTGCGATACGCCCTGTCCGACGTCTTCATCCGAAGGCTCATCATCATGGCCGGCGTCTCGTCGATGTTTGGAGCCTCCTACATCACGCTCCTGCCGGCCTACGCCGTCGAGGCCCTCCGCTTGCAGGTCGTCGGCTTCGGCCTGCTCCATACGACCGTCGGCCTGGGCGCCCTCGTCGGAGCCTTGACCGTGGCCGCCGGGAGCCGTTCGCCCCGTCGGGACCGGTGGTTGGCCGTCGGGGCGCTGGGATTTCCGGCCGCCTTACTGACATTGGCCTTAGCCCGACAGGCGGCCCTGGCGATGGTCATCCTGTTTGTCGTAGGATTTACCTTCGTCGTTCAGTTCGCCACGGTGAATACCCTGATCCAATCTTATGTCCCCGACGCCCTGCGGGGACGGGTCATCAGCCTGTACACGCTCATGTTCTTCGGGCTGACGCCCTTCGGTGCCCTGCTGGCCGGGGCCGTCGCCCACTTCTGGAGCCTGACGGCCGGGATCGCCCTGGGCGCCGGGGCCGCCCTGGTCTGGAACGGCCTCCTCCTGCGAGGTCTTCGACAGACGGGTCTTCGGGAGTCCGGTGGGGCTGTAGCGTGA
- the cdaA gene encoding Cyclic di-AMP synthase CdaA yields the protein MTWADVLDIALIAFLVYQLLLMLKGTRAIPMGLGLFTLWFIYVAAERLKLQTVYWLMNNVLSAFILIFVILFQDELRRFLTGLTHWVAWLPRRGKPDPALEEVLLAVRTLADRRTGALIVLQQTVGLRPYIETGVALDARVSYDLLVSLFHRDSPLHDGAVIIQGDRIAAASCYLPLSTNPYIVRPLGSRHRAAVGLSEESDAIVIVVSEETGQISLAHRGQIQMGLSIPQLRALIEALQAGQDLGTAVRRAQVPTEEAP from the coding sequence GTGACGTGGGCGGACGTGCTCGACATCGCCCTCATCGCCTTCCTGGTCTATCAGCTCCTGCTGATGCTGAAGGGGACCCGGGCGATCCCGATGGGCTTAGGGCTGTTCACCCTCTGGTTCATTTACGTGGCCGCCGAGCGGTTGAAGCTCCAGACCGTCTACTGGCTGATGAACAACGTCCTGTCGGCTTTCATCCTCATCTTCGTCATCCTGTTTCAGGACGAACTGCGGCGCTTCCTGACGGGCCTGACGCATTGGGTGGCCTGGCTCCCCCGCCGGGGAAAACCCGACCCGGCGCTGGAGGAGGTCCTGCTGGCCGTACGCACGCTGGCCGACCGGCGGACGGGAGCCCTCATCGTCCTCCAGCAGACGGTCGGCCTTCGGCCTTATATCGAGACGGGGGTCGCCCTGGACGCCCGGGTGTCCTACGACCTGCTGGTGTCCCTCTTCCATCGGGACAGCCCGCTTCATGACGGGGCCGTCATCATCCAGGGGGACCGCATCGCGGCGGCTTCGTGCTACCTACCGCTGTCGACCAATCCCTATATCGTACGGCCTCTGGGGTCCCGCCACCGGGCCGCCGTCGGCCTCTCGGAGGAAAGCGACGCCATCGTGATCGTCGTCTCGGAGGAGACGGGCCAGATCAGTTTGGCCCACCGGGGGCAAATCCAGATGGGCCTCTCGATCCCCCAGCTCCGGGCCCTCATCGAGGCCCTGCAGGCGGGCCAGGACCTGGGCACGGCCGTCCGACGGGCCCAGGTCCCGACGGAAGAAGCGCCATGA
- the steT_1 gene encoding Serine/threonine exchanger SteT, producing the protein MPASAGDIERGLVRAMGRWDLTALAVNGMVGAGIFGLPAVVAREVGVWSPLAFVLCGIVVGTVVLCFMEAASRFETTGGPYEYARAAFGAFVGFQTGWLRWLADAAAIAANLNLLVTYAATFAPVLSGWGARWATMMAFVGVMAVLNVRGVRHSAWAVGTATVLKLLPLVALVGVGLFYVNWGVWTGALRDPSALDLHRWTSAVLVLAYAYMGFEDATIPAGETRDPRRTTPAALLTAVAVVAALYVLVQTVCVGVVPDLAAADRPLAEAGARVFGPWGGSLLAATALVSIAGNMLGAALSYPRLTYALARDGLFPAVFAAVHRRYRTPYASILLYAGVVGGLAVSGTYERLVTLSAVALTLVYGATCLAVPVLRRRHGPAVLRVPGGVGTAFGGTALMLGVLVASRPTAALGTTAGAIAVGTLLMVLGRRPSRREVRR; encoded by the coding sequence ATGCCGGCGTCCGCCGGGGACATCGAACGGGGCCTCGTCCGGGCGATGGGCCGGTGGGACCTGACGGCCCTCGCCGTCAACGGGATGGTCGGGGCCGGCATCTTCGGCCTGCCGGCCGTCGTCGCCCGGGAGGTCGGCGTCTGGAGTCCCCTGGCCTTCGTCCTGTGCGGCATCGTCGTCGGGACGGTCGTCCTGTGCTTCATGGAAGCCGCCAGCCGATTCGAGACGACCGGCGGGCCCTACGAGTACGCCCGGGCCGCCTTTGGGGCCTTCGTCGGGTTCCAGACGGGATGGCTCCGGTGGCTGGCCGACGCGGCGGCCATCGCCGCCAACCTGAATTTACTGGTGACGTATGCGGCGACATTTGCGCCGGTCCTGTCGGGATGGGGGGCCCGATGGGCGACGATGATGGCGTTCGTCGGGGTGATGGCCGTTCTCAACGTTCGGGGCGTCCGTCACAGCGCCTGGGCCGTCGGCACGGCGACGGTCCTGAAGCTCCTGCCCCTGGTCGCCCTCGTCGGCGTCGGCCTGTTTTACGTGAACTGGGGAGTCTGGACCGGGGCTCTCCGGGACCCGTCGGCCCTGGACCTCCACCGGTGGACGTCGGCCGTCCTGGTCCTCGCCTACGCTTACATGGGGTTCGAGGACGCCACCATCCCGGCCGGTGAGACGCGGGACCCCCGTCGGACGACCCCGGCGGCGCTCCTGACGGCGGTAGCCGTCGTGGCGGCGCTCTACGTCCTCGTCCAGACCGTATGCGTCGGGGTCGTCCCCGACCTGGCGGCGGCCGACCGGCCCCTGGCGGAAGCCGGCGCCCGGGTCTTCGGCCCGTGGGGCGGGTCGCTCCTGGCGGCGACGGCCCTCGTATCCATCGCCGGCAACATGCTGGGCGCGGCCCTGAGCTACCCGCGGCTGACGTATGCTCTGGCCCGGGACGGGCTGTTCCCGGCCGTCTTTGCGGCCGTCCACCGGCGGTACCGGACGCCCTACGCTTCCATCCTGCTCTATGCCGGGGTCGTCGGAGGCCTCGCCGTGTCGGGGACCTACGAGCGGCTCGTGACGCTGAGCGCCGTGGCCCTGACCCTGGTGTACGGGGCGACGTGCCTGGCCGTGCCCGTCCTGCGACGGCGGCACGGGCCGGCAGTCCTACGGGTCCCGGGCGGCGTCGGGACGGCCTTCGGCGGCACAGCCCTGATGCTCGGCGTGCTCGTCGCTTCCCGGCCGACGGCGGCCCTCGGGACGACGGCCGGGGCCATCGCCGTCGGGACCCTGCTGATGGTCCTGGGCCGACGCCCCAGCCGCCGGGAGGTACGGAGATAG
- the gdhA gene encoding Glutamate dehydrogenase — MVSHISALVADIPTEDSLYEQTMKRFDRAAELLRIDPSLYRIIRHPQIEVTVYIPVQMDSGRFEVFVGYRVHHSTARGPAKGGIRYAPDVTLDEVRALAAWMTMKCAVVNIPFGGAKGGVRCNPTELSTGELERLTRRYTAELLEVLGPDKDVPAPDINTDEQVMAWIMDTYSMHVRRTEPAVVTGKPLSIGGSRGRAEATGRGLAIMAQMCARTYGFDLPGCTVAVQGFGKVGSVAAATLEQMGCKVVAVSDIHGGVYRRDGLDVRALLDHVRRRHTVVGFPEAEPISNAELLELDVDFLIPAATENQITRSNADRIRARFVLEGANGPTTLEADAVLERKGIVVVPDILANAGGVTVSYFEWVQNRTGLYWTEAEVYSRLQAVLEQAFQDVHQMAVRHRVSLRTAAYMLGLQRVEEVYRLRGIYA; from the coding sequence ATGGTCTCTCACATCAGTGCCCTGGTCGCCGATATCCCGACGGAGGACAGCCTCTACGAGCAGACGATGAAACGTTTCGACCGGGCGGCCGAACTCCTCCGCATCGACCCCAGCCTGTACCGGATCATCCGCCATCCCCAGATCGAAGTCACCGTCTACATCCCCGTCCAGATGGACAGCGGCCGATTTGAGGTCTTCGTCGGCTACCGGGTCCATCACAGTACCGCCCGGGGTCCGGCCAAGGGCGGCATCCGGTATGCCCCGGACGTGACGCTCGACGAAGTTCGGGCCCTGGCCGCCTGGATGACGATGAAGTGCGCCGTCGTCAACATCCCCTTCGGGGGTGCCAAGGGCGGCGTCCGATGCAATCCGACGGAGCTCTCGACGGGCGAGCTCGAACGGCTGACCCGCCGGTACACGGCCGAGCTCCTGGAGGTCCTCGGCCCGGACAAGGACGTGCCGGCCCCCGACATCAATACCGACGAACAGGTCATGGCCTGGATCATGGATACCTACTCGATGCACGTCCGCCGGACCGAGCCGGCCGTCGTGACGGGCAAGCCCCTGTCCATCGGGGGCTCCCGCGGCCGGGCCGAGGCGACGGGCCGGGGCCTCGCCATCATGGCCCAGATGTGTGCCCGGACCTACGGCTTTGACCTGCCGGGGTGCACCGTGGCCGTCCAGGGCTTCGGCAAGGTCGGCTCCGTGGCGGCCGCCACGTTGGAGCAGATGGGCTGTAAGGTCGTCGCCGTCTCGGACATTCACGGCGGGGTCTACCGTCGGGACGGCCTGGACGTCCGGGCCCTGCTCGACCACGTCCGCCGACGTCACACCGTCGTCGGATTCCCGGAGGCCGAACCCATCAGCAACGCCGAGCTCCTCGAACTGGACGTGGACTTCCTGATCCCGGCCGCCACGGAAAACCAGATCACGCGGTCGAACGCCGACCGCATTCGGGCCCGCTTCGTCTTAGAAGGCGCCAACGGGCCGACGACGCTGGAGGCCGACGCCGTCCTGGAACGCAAGGGGATCGTCGTCGTGCCGGACATCCTGGCCAACGCCGGGGGCGTCACGGTCTCATACTTCGAGTGGGTTCAGAACCGGACGGGCCTGTACTGGACGGAGGCGGAAGTCTACAGCCGCCTCCAAGCGGTCCTCGAGCAGGCCTTTCAAGACGTCCACCAGATGGCCGTCCGGCACCGGGTCAGTCTTCGGACGGCGGCGTACATGCTGGGTCTTCAGCGGGTCGAGGAGGTGTATCGCCTGCGGGGGATTTACGCCTGA
- the xerC_3 gene encoding Tyrosine recombinase XerC produces the protein MSRVKPSDRSSHERLHPWVERFVEYLRAERGYSEHTVAAYVHDLRLLQAYVAHHGDAWEHLGYAELVGFAGWLAERGYRLSSLLRVLSAVRSFFRFLTEVRVLPENPAAFLAVPRRDRRLPEVLSEADVDRLLEAIPTQSPVGRRDRAIVSLLYATGLRVSELVRLRLDDLDLTEGRLLCRGKGGRVRWLPIGRAARADLEAYLTTVRPRWCRFGRESAVFLNRRGRPLSRVAVWQRLKHWARRAGLAGSVYPHRLRHTFATHLLQRGADLRTVQVLLGHASLGTTEVYTHVHPQRFRTALDRHPLGSWLRRKSPAGDTPPRPAEDPACTPPSED, from the coding sequence ATGAGCCGAGTCAAGCCGTCGGACCGGTCGAGCCACGAGCGTCTGCACCCGTGGGTCGAGCGCTTCGTCGAGTACCTGCGGGCCGAGCGGGGCTACAGCGAGCACACCGTCGCGGCCTACGTCCACGACCTTCGTCTGCTTCAGGCCTACGTCGCCCACCACGGCGACGCCTGGGAGCATTTGGGTTATGCCGAACTGGTGGGCTTCGCCGGCTGGCTCGCCGAGCGGGGCTACCGCCTGAGCTCGCTCCTCCGGGTCTTGTCGGCCGTCCGGTCCTTTTTCCGGTTCCTGACCGAGGTCCGGGTCCTGCCGGAGAATCCGGCCGCCTTCCTGGCCGTCCCGCGTCGGGACCGGCGTCTGCCGGAGGTCCTCAGCGAGGCGGACGTCGACCGCCTCTTGGAGGCGATCCCGACCCAAAGTCCCGTCGGGCGTCGGGACCGGGCCATCGTCAGCCTGCTGTATGCGACGGGCCTCCGGGTCTCCGAGCTGGTCCGTCTCCGACTGGACGACCTGGACCTGACAGAGGGGCGTCTCCTGTGTCGGGGCAAGGGCGGCCGGGTCCGGTGGCTCCCCATCGGACGGGCGGCCCGGGCAGACCTGGAGGCGTATCTGACGACCGTGCGGCCCCGGTGGTGCCGTTTCGGCCGGGAGTCCGCCGTTTTCCTCAACCGACGGGGGCGGCCCCTCTCGAGGGTCGCCGTCTGGCAGAGGCTGAAGCACTGGGCCCGCCGGGCCGGTCTGGCCGGGTCCGTGTATCCCCACCGACTCCGGCACACGTTTGCCACCCATCTGCTCCAACGGGGCGCCGACCTCCGGACCGTGCAGGTCCTGTTGGGCCATGCCAGTCTCGGGACGACCGAGGTCTACACCCACGTCCATCCCCAGCGCTTCCGGACGGCGCTCGACCGGCATCCCCTGGGGTCATGGCTCAGGCGTAAATCCCCCGCAGGCGATACACCTCCTCGACCCGCTGAAGACCCAGCATGTACGCCGCCGTCCGAAGACTGA
- the hemY gene encoding Protoporphyrinogen oxidase: protein MLDCIVVGGGITGLTVAYELSLRGLQGVLVEADDRLGGKVRTVVEDDFVVEMGPDAMVTLKPEALGLCTELGLADEVVAARNVPAYVVRGGRFYPIPPGLFALVPGRVPLRDVRWISRRGRLRAAGMPLQVLLHPVPPDADVPVGPTFRRWAGAEFTTWVVEPLLAGVYGGDIERLSLRATLPQAATRWSEGWRWLFQARSRRPGPVETPFRSLRCGLAGLVERLRARISSVEVRTGLSVEGVYRSEAGWVVETAGRERWQARHLVLAVPPRAAARLLRDAAPDVADLLGQAVSEPVAVVAYAWPGTWDWLGTGFLVPRAERRWITACTWLSQKWPRRAPAGWNLVRVFLTGSTPTPWTEMDDETLARTVWQEFVELVGVPAVPHRVWVQRWTDGLPQYTVGHLTWVEAVEGAVARYPGLHVAGAGYRGVGLSDCIRQARQVARRIVE, encoded by the coding sequence ATGCTGGACTGCATCGTCGTCGGCGGCGGTATCACGGGTTTGACGGTCGCCTACGAGCTGAGCCTACGAGGGCTCCAGGGCGTCCTCGTCGAGGCCGACGACCGTCTGGGCGGCAAGGTCCGCACCGTCGTCGAGGACGACTTCGTCGTCGAGATGGGCCCCGACGCCATGGTCACGCTGAAGCCGGAAGCCCTGGGCCTGTGCACGGAGCTCGGCCTGGCCGATGAGGTCGTCGCCGCCCGGAACGTGCCGGCCTATGTCGTCCGGGGCGGCCGCTTCTATCCGATTCCACCTGGCTTATTCGCTCTCGTCCCGGGGCGGGTCCCTCTGCGGGACGTCCGCTGGATTTCCCGGCGGGGCCGCCTGCGGGCGGCCGGGATGCCCCTTCAAGTCCTCCTTCACCCGGTGCCGCCCGACGCCGACGTTCCCGTCGGACCGACCTTCCGCCGCTGGGCCGGGGCCGAGTTCACGACCTGGGTCGTCGAGCCCCTCCTGGCCGGCGTGTACGGCGGGGACATCGAGCGCCTGAGCCTGCGGGCGACCCTGCCGCAGGCCGCGACCCGGTGGTCCGAGGGCTGGCGCTGGCTTTTCCAAGCCCGGTCGAGACGTCCCGGACCCGTCGAAACGCCCTTTCGGTCCCTCCGATGCGGCCTTGCGGGTCTGGTCGAACGGCTTCGGGCACGCATAAGCTCCGTCGAGGTCCGGACGGGCCTTTCCGTCGAGGGCGTCTACCGATCCGAGGCGGGATGGGTCGTCGAAACGGCCGGCCGGGAGCGATGGCAGGCCCGGCACCTCGTCCTGGCCGTCCCGCCTCGGGCGGCCGCCCGGCTCTTGCGAGATGCCGCCCCCGACGTGGCCGACCTGCTGGGTCAGGCCGTTTCAGAGCCCGTGGCCGTCGTCGCCTACGCCTGGCCCGGGACCTGGGACTGGCTGGGGACGGGCTTCCTCGTCCCCCGGGCGGAACGCCGGTGGATCACGGCCTGCACGTGGCTCTCCCAAAAGTGGCCCCGCCGGGCCCCGGCGGGCTGGAATCTGGTCCGGGTCTTCCTGACGGGCTCGACGCCGACGCCCTGGACGGAGATGGACGACGAGACCCTCGCCCGGACCGTCTGGCAGGAGTTCGTCGAGCTCGTCGGCGTCCCGGCCGTCCCGCATCGGGTCTGGGTCCAGCGGTGGACCGACGGGCTTCCGCAGTACACCGTCGGGCATCTGACGTGGGTCGAGGCCGTCGAAGGAGCCGTCGCCCGCTACCCCGGCCTCCACGTCGCCGGGGCCGGCTATCGGGGTGTCGGCCTCTCGGACTGCATCCGCCAGGCCCGCCAGGTCGCCCGCCGCATCGTAGAATAG
- the tsaE gene encoding tRNA threonylcarbamoyladenosine biosynthesis protein TsaE, with translation MRPEPQVWESDAPETTERLAAELAGRLEGSENLLLVGELGSGKTTFVRGLVRGLGGDPALVASPTFVIVHVYAARFPVYHIDLYRLQGLADIQQAGVLDLLEEPGVKAIEWAERLDGYPVPSAVLIRLEVLGPTARRIVVEWKR, from the coding sequence ATGCGACCGGAGCCGCAAGTCTGGGAGTCGGATGCGCCCGAAACGACCGAACGGCTGGCCGCCGAGCTGGCCGGCCGGCTGGAGGGCTCGGAGAACCTCCTCCTGGTCGGCGAGCTGGGAAGCGGGAAGACGACCTTTGTCCGGGGTCTCGTCCGGGGCCTCGGCGGGGACCCGGCCCTCGTGGCCAGTCCGACGTTCGTGATCGTCCACGTCTACGCGGCCCGTTTTCCCGTATACCACATCGACCTGTACCGTCTTCAGGGTCTGGCCGACATCCAGCAGGCCGGCGTGCTGGACCTTCTGGAGGAGCCCGGCGTCAAGGCCATCGAGTGGGCCGAGCGTCTGGACGGATATCCCGTCCCGTCGGCGGTCCTCATCCGCCTGGAGGTCCTGGGCCCTACAGCTCGGCGGATCGTGGTGGAATGGAAAAGGTAA
- the folP gene encoding Dihydropteroate synthase has translation MRVLAYRDWHSQVVWWVFRVDAPTWRRFLRLVRPLMEQATLIAAHDPRQDAYLLGLPEAFHGVFFQQVYEQIQGDEVGRLHHAYDDIEPLWHEMRARWEALQTVEFVLPTPHGDLVVGPERPLWMGIVNLTPDSFYPGSRAPDVDQAVRLALALYQEGADIIDLGGQSTRPGSADLSPEDEWKRVEPVLQALRPLLPIPISIDTFYARVADRAIQLGADLINDVTAGTHDPDMFRVARFHGVPIVLMHYYERIRPMPKEPVYENVAWDVVRFLRQRIEAALQAGVRLEQIVVDPGIGFGKKPEHNLQLIRHLGLLQSLGRPILVGPSRKSFMAYAHAGGPEDRLEGTLAACVWAWMAGARIFRVHDVWPLRKGLAVWLAIQRARYDPSMPWNLRGWL, from the coding sequence ATGCGGGTCTTAGCGTACCGGGATTGGCATAGCCAGGTCGTGTGGTGGGTCTTTCGGGTCGACGCCCCGACGTGGCGTCGGTTCCTCCGCTTAGTCCGCCCCCTGATGGAGCAGGCCACGCTGATCGCCGCCCACGACCCCCGCCAGGACGCCTATCTCCTGGGCCTGCCCGAGGCCTTCCACGGCGTGTTCTTCCAGCAAGTGTACGAGCAGATCCAGGGCGACGAAGTCGGCCGCTTGCACCATGCGTACGACGACATCGAGCCCCTGTGGCACGAGATGCGGGCCCGCTGGGAGGCCCTCCAGACTGTCGAGTTCGTCCTGCCGACCCCGCACGGCGACCTGGTCGTCGGTCCGGAGCGCCCCCTGTGGATGGGCATCGTCAACCTGACCCCCGATTCCTTTTATCCGGGCAGTCGGGCACCCGACGTGGACCAGGCCGTCCGGTTGGCCTTAGCCCTCTACCAGGAGGGAGCCGACATCATCGACCTGGGCGGTCAGAGCACCCGGCCCGGCTCGGCGGACCTGTCGCCGGAGGACGAATGGAAGCGGGTCGAGCCCGTCCTGCAGGCCCTGCGGCCGCTCCTGCCGATTCCCATCAGCATCGACACGTTTTACGCCCGGGTCGCCGACCGGGCCATCCAGCTGGGGGCCGACCTCATCAACGACGTGACGGCCGGGACGCACGACCCCGACATGTTCCGGGTCGCCCGATTCCACGGCGTGCCGATCGTTTTGATGCATTACTACGAACGGATCCGGCCCATGCCGAAGGAGCCCGTTTACGAGAACGTCGCCTGGGACGTCGTTCGATTCCTCCGACAGCGCATCGAAGCGGCCCTGCAAGCTGGCGTCCGCCTCGAGCAAATCGTCGTGGACCCGGGCATCGGTTTCGGGAAAAAGCCGGAGCACAACCTTCAGCTCATTCGCCATCTGGGTCTCCTGCAGAGCCTGGGCCGTCCCATCCTGGTCGGGCCCTCCCGGAAGTCTTTCATGGCGTATGCCCACGCCGGCGGACCGGAGGACCGGCTGGAGGGCACCCTGGCGGCCTGCGTGTGGGCATGGATGGCCGGGGCCCGGATCTTTCGGGTCCATGACGTCTGGCCCCTGCGGAAGGGCCTGGCCGTGTGGCTGGCGATCCAGCGGGCCCGGTACGACCCCTCGATGCCCTGGAATTTGCGGGGGTGGCTGTGA
- the ftsH gene encoding ATP-dependent zinc metalloprotease FtsH, giving the protein MANGKVIVFWISLFAILIALYMMTLGTNAQVKRLKYSEFLDMVQRGEIQTMVIEDQEVRGLLMNGESYSVVVPPATELTPVIELARKNHISVEARKQGRMPLYSILLNALPFLLLFLLLVAFMRQMQSGSNRALSFGKSRARLFQPHQGKVTFNDVAGIEEVKEEVQEIIEFLKNPQKFRRLGGRIPKGVLLIGPPGTGKTLLAKAIAGEAGVPFLSISGSDFVEMFVGVGAARVRDLFDQAKKHAPCIVFIDEIDAVGRQRGAGIGGGHDEREQTLNQLLVEMDGFDSSEGIIICAATNRPDILDPALLRPGRFDRRIYVPLPDVKGREAILRVHCRNKPLADDVDLGRLARGTPGFSGADLANMVNEAALMAARRNHSKITMQDFEDAKDKVIMGLERKSLVMSEEEKRLTAYHESGHALLAYYLPHADPLHKVTIIPRGGALGVTTQLPEDDRHNYSRDYLLDTICILLGGRASEEIFMKTITTGSGNDLEKATDLARRMVCYWGMSDKIGPMTVGRRQDEILFGRDFIQRAEYSEHMAQIVDEEVRRILNEQYERACRIIEEHRDKLVLLAETLLEHETLTAEEVRQLLETGEIRQPTPSGGPPPTKPSPSPEPPKVPGTWKPEPVMG; this is encoded by the coding sequence GTGGCCAACGGTAAGGTCATCGTCTTCTGGATTAGCCTCTTTGCGATCCTGATCGCTCTCTACATGATGACCCTGGGGACGAACGCCCAGGTCAAGCGGCTGAAGTACTCGGAATTCCTCGACATGGTCCAGCGGGGCGAGATCCAGACGATGGTCATCGAGGACCAGGAAGTCCGGGGCCTCCTGATGAACGGTGAGTCCTACTCGGTCGTCGTCCCGCCGGCGACGGAGCTCACGCCCGTCATCGAGCTGGCCCGGAAGAACCACATCTCCGTCGAGGCCCGCAAGCAGGGCCGGATGCCCCTGTACTCGATCCTCCTGAACGCCCTGCCCTTCCTGCTCCTGTTCCTGCTGTTGGTCGCCTTCATGCGTCAGATGCAGAGCGGCTCGAATCGGGCCCTGAGCTTCGGGAAGTCCCGGGCCCGCTTGTTCCAGCCCCACCAGGGGAAAGTGACCTTTAACGACGTGGCGGGCATCGAGGAGGTCAAGGAAGAGGTCCAGGAGATCATCGAGTTCCTGAAGAATCCCCAGAAGTTCCGTCGTCTCGGCGGGCGCATCCCGAAGGGCGTCCTCCTGATCGGGCCGCCCGGGACGGGCAAGACGCTCCTGGCGAAGGCCATCGCCGGCGAGGCGGGCGTGCCGTTCCTGTCTATCAGCGGGTCGGACTTCGTCGAGATGTTCGTCGGCGTCGGGGCCGCCCGCGTGCGGGACCTCTTCGACCAGGCGAAAAAGCACGCCCCCTGCATCGTCTTCATCGACGAGATCGACGCCGTCGGCCGTCAGCGGGGGGCCGGCATCGGCGGGGGCCACGACGAACGGGAGCAGACGCTGAACCAGCTCCTGGTCGAGATGGACGGCTTCGACTCCTCCGAGGGCATCATCATCTGCGCGGCGACGAACCGGCCGGACATCCTGGACCCGGCGCTCCTGCGGCCGGGCCGCTTCGACCGGCGGATCTACGTCCCCCTGCCCGACGTGAAGGGCCGGGAGGCCATCCTGCGGGTCCACTGCCGCAACAAACCCCTGGCGGACGACGTGGACCTCGGACGACTGGCCCGGGGCACGCCCGGCTTTTCGGGGGCCGACCTGGCCAACATGGTCAACGAGGCGGCCCTCATGGCGGCCCGCCGGAATCACAGCAAGATCACGATGCAGGACTTCGAGGACGCCAAAGACAAGGTCATCATGGGCCTCGAGCGGAAGTCCCTGGTCATGAGCGAGGAGGAGAAGCGGCTGACGGCCTATCACGAGTCGGGCCACGCCCTGCTGGCGTACTACCTGCCGCATGCCGACCCCCTCCACAAGGTCACGATCATCCCCCGTGGGGGCGCCCTCGGCGTGACGACTCAGCTCCCGGAAGACGACCGGCACAACTACTCCCGGGACTATCTGCTGGACACGATCTGCATCCTCCTGGGCGGGCGGGCCTCGGAGGAGATCTTCATGAAGACCATCACGACAGGCTCGGGCAACGACCTGGAGAAGGCCACGGACCTGGCCCGCCGGATGGTCTGCTACTGGGGCATGTCGGACAAGATCGGACCCATGACGGTCGGCCGGCGGCAGGACGAGATCCTCTTCGGTCGGGACTTCATCCAGCGGGCCGAGTACAGCGAGCACATGGCCCAGATCGTCGACGAGGAGGTCCGGCGTATCCTGAACGAGCAGTACGAACGGGCCTGTCGCATCATCGAGGAGCACCGGGACAAGCTGGTCCTGCTGGCCGAGACGCTTCTGGAGCACGAGACCCTCACGGCCGAGGAGGTTCGTCAACTCCTGGAGACTGGCGAGATTCGCCAGCCGACCCCTTCCGGCGGGCCGCCGCCGACGAAGCCCTCCCCGAGCCCCGAACCTCCGAAGGTCCCGGGGACCTGGAAGCCCGAGCCGGTGATGGGATAG